One genomic window of Caballeronia sp. SBC1 includes the following:
- a CDS encoding LysR substrate-binding domain-containing protein — protein sequence MRETVQPSDLGFFSALAAAGNLSAAARELGLTPAAVSKHLTSMEARAGVPLVNRTTRRMMLTPEGELYLEHARRILDEIDELAELLGSAKKSPKGLLRVNATLGFGRSVVAPTISRFVAKFPQVSVQLQLSVTPPPLTDDAFDVCIRFGEPPDARVVARRLAPNRRLLCAAPSYLAKRGIPRVPHELTKHDCIGIRQGDEAYGVWKLSSGRGTSRKTEAVRINGTLTTNDGEIAVKWALAGHGILMRAEWDIREYIDSGELVPVLPDYETPDADIFAVYSQRQQMSNRIRAFVDFISLELQGESKELNAANDTEN from the coding sequence GTGCGCGAAACTGTACAACCGTCCGATTTGGGCTTCTTTTCTGCGCTTGCGGCGGCAGGAAACCTGAGTGCAGCCGCCCGCGAACTGGGCCTCACGCCTGCAGCAGTGAGCAAACACCTGACGTCGATGGAAGCGCGCGCTGGCGTACCGCTGGTCAACCGCACGACACGCAGAATGATGCTCACCCCAGAGGGCGAGCTTTACCTGGAGCACGCGCGTCGGATTCTCGATGAAATTGACGAGCTTGCCGAACTGTTGGGCAGCGCGAAGAAAAGCCCGAAGGGGCTGCTGCGAGTGAATGCAACACTGGGATTTGGACGAAGCGTCGTCGCACCGACTATTTCCCGCTTTGTTGCCAAGTTTCCGCAGGTCTCCGTGCAGCTTCAGTTATCCGTCACGCCGCCGCCGCTGACCGACGATGCGTTCGATGTCTGCATTCGATTTGGCGAGCCGCCTGACGCGCGAGTAGTCGCTCGTCGACTGGCGCCCAATCGGCGACTGCTTTGCGCCGCGCCGTCGTATCTGGCCAAACGAGGCATTCCACGCGTGCCTCATGAGCTCACCAAGCATGACTGCATCGGCATCCGGCAGGGTGACGAAGCGTATGGCGTATGGAAGTTGTCCTCGGGCAGAGGGACATCACGCAAAACGGAAGCTGTGAGGATCAACGGCACCCTGACCACGAACGATGGCGAGATTGCGGTCAAATGGGCTCTTGCCGGACATGGCATCCTGATGCGCGCGGAATGGGACATACGGGAGTACATCGATTCAGGCGAACTTGTTCCTGTACTGCCAGACTATGAGACGCCGGATGCCGACATCTTCGCGGTTTATTCTCAGCGGCAACAAATGTCAAATCGGATCAGGGCATTCGTTGATTTCATATCCCTCGAACTTCAGGGCGAGTCGAAAGAATTGAATGCGGCGAATGACACAGAAAACTAG
- a CDS encoding PAS domain S-box protein, with translation MSFALNRVREAAYLIDVNSRFVYVNDESCRTLQYSVPELLQMTVTDIDPDWTAEKLVGAWQVLREKGSLVVETTHCRKDGTLVPVEVNASYFEYGGQEYCLALARDVTERERAKLALRESEQRYRQVFDNVSDVLYLLETTPQGRFRILEINPAGEQALGLARTELIGRFIDDIVPKAAADILTAKYQQCFDFGRASDEEFTLDLPGGRHHYRSILMPVHDGYGRVHRIVGIARDLTAHKLTESLLTTQLELEARFRRLAESTLDVVCRYDRQCKLVYANSGLAELLRKPLADLLDKTPTEHARSSHLARYEALIARVIDTGIERNFDIVLPDVGNGVRHHHGRIVPERDLTGEIVGALALGLDITEHKEAEQRLYASEQAFRAVVEHSPDYIARYDLGYRRVYANPALLDLVRHPDKTMLGTTPAEVSTFLDASRYMDLLKHVVETGNEAREELRLRDAAGRIRWTHMRIVPEFAPDGKVASVLAISRDIDDLKKSEQLFRTLTENFPDFIARFDSDGRYLYVNPAVTRAYGLPQEALIGKRPSELWTRDAEQTERIEQAIQRAFLEGQSNVDETRWQAVEEVHILEARHLPEKDAEGKVVSVLGVGRDITRLRTTELALRDSERAFRTLAENAPDAIVRYDLNCRRTYVNPEFVRVSGVEAEKLLGEPTDVLGVTDEVTLDVHEKLKAIMESGVAAKFEVNWSRYGEPQCWYAHAVPELDSHGVVQSVLTVWRDITERKEAEQRLRESYELLRELTSRRETAREEERKRIAREMHDELGQHVTALRMGVSTLRIRFGQDNPALGEHVQKILSLADKTMQVIRNVVTSLRPGALDAGIGAALEWLGAEFSQSGQIACYVCVPEENPELAEDQAVALFRIVQEALTNVTRHADAKQVFITLEQQGSDYLLEVRDDGRGFDPAKTGKKSFGLAGMKERVLMLGGELDVASSPSHGTSIKVRLPVLKAAGNS, from the coding sequence ATGAGCTTCGCCCTCAATCGGGTGCGCGAGGCGGCTTACCTGATCGATGTAAATTCGCGTTTCGTCTACGTCAACGACGAATCCTGCCGGACGCTCCAGTACAGTGTCCCAGAGTTGCTGCAGATGACCGTGACGGATATCGACCCGGACTGGACCGCCGAAAAGCTGGTCGGAGCCTGGCAGGTACTGCGTGAGAAGGGCTCGCTTGTCGTTGAGACCACGCACTGCCGCAAGGACGGTACGTTGGTACCGGTCGAGGTCAATGCCAGCTACTTCGAGTACGGCGGCCAGGAATACTGCCTGGCGCTCGCCCGCGACGTCACGGAGCGCGAGCGTGCCAAGCTCGCGCTCCGCGAGAGTGAGCAGCGCTACCGGCAAGTCTTCGACAATGTTTCCGATGTGCTCTATCTGCTCGAAACAACGCCGCAAGGGCGCTTTCGCATTCTCGAGATCAACCCGGCCGGCGAACAAGCACTCGGTCTTGCACGAACAGAATTGATCGGAAGATTCATCGACGACATCGTGCCGAAGGCAGCGGCTGACATCCTGACCGCGAAATACCAGCAATGCTTTGACTTTGGCAGGGCATCCGACGAGGAATTCACGCTCGATCTGCCAGGCGGGCGTCACCACTACCGCTCGATCCTTATGCCCGTGCATGACGGCTATGGGCGCGTTCACCGGATCGTTGGGATTGCTCGTGACCTGACGGCCCACAAGCTGACCGAGTCGCTGTTGACAACGCAGTTGGAACTCGAAGCGCGGTTTCGCAGGCTGGCGGAAAGCACGCTCGACGTTGTTTGCCGTTATGACAGGCAATGCAAGCTTGTCTACGCGAATTCAGGGCTTGCGGAGCTTCTGCGCAAACCCTTGGCGGACTTGCTGGACAAGACACCCACAGAGCACGCGCGCTCTTCCCATCTTGCTCGGTATGAGGCGTTGATCGCACGGGTAATCGACACCGGGATCGAACGTAATTTCGACATCGTGCTGCCCGATGTTGGTAACGGCGTGCGCCATCATCACGGCCGCATCGTCCCCGAGCGCGATTTAACGGGCGAGATCGTAGGCGCGCTTGCACTCGGGCTGGACATTACCGAACACAAGGAAGCTGAACAGAGACTCTATGCAAGCGAGCAGGCATTCCGCGCCGTCGTCGAACATTCGCCTGACTATATCGCCCGTTACGATCTCGGGTATCGCCGCGTGTACGCCAACCCGGCGTTACTCGATTTGGTACGTCATCCTGACAAAACCATGCTTGGCACCACGCCGGCGGAAGTGTCGACGTTCCTCGATGCATCCCGCTATATGGACCTGTTGAAGCACGTGGTCGAGACGGGCAATGAAGCGCGCGAGGAGTTGCGGTTGCGCGATGCCGCGGGTCGGATTCGCTGGACGCACATGCGGATCGTTCCAGAATTTGCGCCCGATGGAAAGGTCGCCAGCGTGCTCGCCATTAGTCGCGACATTGACGACCTGAAGAAAAGCGAACAGCTCTTTCGCACACTGACCGAGAACTTCCCGGACTTCATTGCCCGGTTCGACAGCGACGGCCGATATCTCTACGTCAATCCCGCCGTAACCCGAGCGTACGGCTTGCCGCAGGAAGCCTTGATCGGCAAGCGGCCGAGCGAGCTTTGGACCCGCGACGCGGAGCAGACCGAGCGTATTGAGCAGGCTATCCAGCGTGCGTTTCTCGAAGGGCAATCGAACGTAGATGAAACGCGATGGCAAGCCGTCGAGGAGGTCCACATACTCGAGGCACGGCATCTTCCGGAGAAGGACGCGGAAGGCAAGGTCGTCAGCGTGCTGGGCGTTGGACGCGACATCACTAGACTGAGAACGACCGAGCTGGCCTTGCGCGACAGCGAACGGGCGTTTCGCACACTTGCGGAAAATGCACCGGACGCAATTGTCCGGTACGACCTGAACTGTCGTCGTACGTACGTTAATCCGGAGTTCGTGCGCGTGAGCGGCGTCGAGGCCGAGAAGCTGCTAGGTGAGCCTACGGACGTACTGGGTGTGACGGACGAAGTCACACTGGATGTTCACGAGAAACTCAAGGCGATCATGGAGAGCGGCGTGGCGGCCAAATTCGAAGTGAACTGGAGCCGGTATGGCGAGCCTCAGTGCTGGTACGCCCATGCTGTCCCGGAGCTCGATTCGCATGGGGTCGTGCAAAGTGTATTGACTGTCTGGCGTGACATCACTGAGCGCAAGGAAGCCGAACAGCGCTTGCGCGAGTCATACGAGTTGCTAAGGGAGCTTACCTCCCGACGCGAGACGGCGCGCGAGGAAGAGCGCAAGCGTATTGCTCGCGAAATGCACGACGAACTCGGCCAGCACGTGACGGCGCTTCGCATGGGGGTGTCGACTCTACGCATCCGTTTTGGCCAGGACAATCCTGCTCTCGGCGAGCATGTCCAAAAAATACTGTCCCTCGCCGACAAGACAATGCAGGTGATACGTAATGTTGTTACCTCTCTGCGCCCTGGGGCTCTCGACGCCGGGATCGGCGCCGCGCTCGAATGGCTGGGCGCCGAATTTTCGCAGAGCGGCCAGATTGCCTGCTACGTGTGCGTACCGGAAGAAAATCCGGAGCTTGCCGAAGACCAGGCCGTGGCGCTGTTTCGCATCGTCCAGGAGGCCCTAACCAACGTCACGCGACATGCGGATGCCAAACAAGTGTTCATTACGCTGGAGCAACAAGGGAGCGATTACCTGCTGGAAGTACGCGATGACGGCCGTGGATTCGATCCGGCAAAGACCGGCAAGAAATCATTTGGCCTGGCCGGAATGAAAGAGCGCGTACTTATGCTCGGCGGTGAGCTCGACGTCGCGAGCTCGCCGAGTCACGGCACCTCCATCAAGGTACGCCTTCCCGTCCTTAAGGCTGCGGGAAACTCGTGA
- a CDS encoding SDR family NAD(P)-dependent oxidoreductase translates to MSELTGKGAVVTGGGRGIGLACARLIAQRGGSVALLGEDPDVLEQAAATLRAEGLNVTAIVADVGIEDEVAVAMEKSAAFLGSIDILINNAAIQPYGTVASMGSAEWDNVMRVNLRGTYLACHHALPYMLRLQRGSIVNIASVQALANQTRVAAYATSKAGMLALTRSLAVDFGPSGIRANAVCPGCIDAPMTRFAAAQTAPGREEEILREWGKAQPLGRIGRPEEVAEVVAFLASDRASFCTGAEFKVDGGLMASLGVTLPE, encoded by the coding sequence GTGAGTGAGCTAACAGGCAAAGGCGCGGTCGTGACCGGCGGTGGACGCGGTATCGGGCTGGCATGTGCACGGTTGATCGCCCAGCGCGGCGGATCCGTCGCATTGCTGGGCGAGGACCCTGACGTGCTGGAACAGGCAGCGGCAACGTTGCGCGCCGAAGGACTCAATGTCACCGCCATCGTCGCCGATGTTGGCATCGAGGACGAAGTTGCCGTCGCAATGGAAAAGTCCGCAGCATTTCTGGGTTCGATCGACATTCTGATCAATAATGCGGCGATTCAGCCCTATGGCACCGTTGCGTCCATGGGATCGGCTGAGTGGGACAACGTCATGCGTGTCAATCTACGAGGAACGTATCTGGCATGTCATCACGCCTTGCCATACATGCTCAGGTTACAACGCGGTTCGATCGTTAATATCGCCTCAGTACAAGCGCTTGCCAACCAGACCCGGGTGGCGGCCTATGCCACCTCGAAGGCCGGCATGCTTGCTCTGACGCGCTCTCTCGCCGTGGATTTTGGCCCTTCGGGCATACGTGCAAATGCAGTCTGTCCGGGTTGCATCGATGCGCCGATGACCCGCTTCGCGGCCGCTCAAACCGCTCCGGGGCGAGAGGAAGAAATCCTTCGTGAATGGGGTAAAGCGCAGCCGCTGGGCCGAATCGGGCGCCCGGAAGAAGTCGCTGAGGTCGTCGCCTTTCTGGCCAGCGATCGCGCAAGTTTTTGCACAGGAGCGGAGTTCAAGGTTGACGGAGGGCTGATGGCAAGCCTTGGCGTGACATTGCCGGAATGA
- a CDS encoding efflux transporter outer membrane subunit: MPDVVEPAAWQGDTAQTISLDKAWWRQFGDPELTALVEKALANNTDIGKAVGRVREARADARIARAALLPTLDTGFNNAGRSRVVSPFGTPLELSTGQVDIEAAWEVDLFGRLADQRAAARDAYLASAAARDAIRLSVASSTASGYITLLSLDAQLKIAQATLTARANSLRLATTEFENGYSSRLELQQAQTEYDSTAQLIPQTRLAITRAENSLSVLTDDLPGAISRGGVLDALTEPVIPQALPSGLLRRRPDVAQAEYQLAAADKSLAAARKNFLPQFNLAASFGRSFGTEQIYPFNIWSLGGSILAPLFEGGKLTALAEKAGAQRDQAAFAYRGTALTAISEVETALSAAQRLDEQLVMVVAQRDSLSEQLRIATNRYREGYATYLDQLDAQRNLLSAELGVVQLRANALAARVTLYEAMGGGWSADMIDKADAD, encoded by the coding sequence GTGCCCGATGTCGTGGAGCCCGCGGCATGGCAAGGCGATACCGCGCAGACGATCTCGCTGGATAAGGCCTGGTGGCGGCAATTCGGCGATCCGGAATTGACCGCGCTGGTGGAAAAGGCGCTTGCCAACAATACCGATATCGGCAAAGCAGTCGGCCGCGTGCGCGAGGCGCGCGCAGACGCACGGATCGCGCGTGCGGCGTTGCTGCCGACGCTCGACACCGGCTTCAATAATGCTGGGCGCTCCCGTGTCGTCAGCCCCTTTGGTACGCCGCTCGAATTGAGCACCGGACAAGTAGACATCGAGGCTGCATGGGAAGTGGATCTGTTCGGCCGGCTGGCCGATCAGCGCGCCGCGGCACGCGACGCGTATCTCGCCAGCGCGGCAGCACGCGACGCCATACGACTGTCAGTCGCCAGTTCGACGGCCAGCGGCTACATCACGCTGCTCAGCCTCGATGCACAGTTGAAGATCGCGCAGGCAACGCTCACCGCGCGCGCGAATTCGCTGCGCCTGGCTACAACGGAATTCGAGAATGGCTATTCGTCCCGGTTGGAATTGCAGCAAGCGCAGACGGAATATGATTCGACCGCGCAGCTCATCCCGCAAACGAGGCTAGCGATTACGCGCGCCGAAAATTCGCTGAGCGTACTCACCGACGATCTCCCAGGCGCTATCTCGCGCGGCGGGGTGCTCGATGCGCTGACCGAACCGGTCATTCCGCAGGCCCTGCCATCCGGGCTGTTGCGGCGGCGCCCCGATGTCGCTCAAGCGGAATACCAGCTTGCGGCAGCAGACAAGTCGCTGGCCGCGGCGCGCAAGAACTTCCTGCCACAGTTCAATCTGGCGGCCTCGTTCGGCCGGTCCTTCGGCACAGAACAGATATACCCGTTCAACATCTGGTCGTTGGGCGGCAGCATCCTCGCGCCGCTGTTCGAGGGGGGCAAGCTGACTGCCTTGGCCGAAAAGGCCGGTGCGCAGCGCGATCAGGCCGCGTTCGCCTATCGGGGGACTGCGCTGACCGCGATCAGCGAGGTTGAAACAGCGTTGTCCGCCGCTCAGCGTTTGGATGAGCAGTTGGTGATGGTCGTCGCCCAGCGCGATTCCCTGTCCGAACAGTTGCGGATCGCCACCAATCGCTATCGCGAAGGCTATGCGACCTATCTGGATCAGCTCGACGCGCAGCGCAATCTGCTTTCGGCGGAACTCGGTGTTGTCCAGCTTCGAGCCAATGCACTTGCAGCACGCGTGACACTCTATGAGGCGATGGGCGGTGGATGGAGCGCCGACATGATCGACAAAGCGGATGCAGATTAG
- a CDS encoding HlyD family secretion protein, producing MNEPRKDSPAGDSQTQTAPSPAAAAEPHGWQLPKKSPVTIIVIVLLALFAIVVVLRAWRLPPFAGASEDTDNAYVRGLVTTISSQVSGYVTSVPVDDFAEVKTGQILVTVDDRTYAAKVAQAEANLAAQQAAFANSRQSQRSSELATRSQDANIATARAQLVRAEADMRRADALVSDGSLSKREHDQTLAALLAARASLQQALAGRAIGTEEVRTVLVARAGLQAAIDSSKAVLRSAQVDLENTVIRAPVDGQLSEIGVRNGDYVTAGTQLMSLVPHHVWIVANYKEAQTHRMRAGQRVTFRVDALGDAELHGHLETISPATGSEFAAIKPDNATGNFVKVAQRIAVRISVDPGQELAGRLRPGMSVETAVDTRDGDR from the coding sequence ATGAACGAGCCCAGGAAAGATTCGCCCGCGGGCGATAGCCAAACGCAAACCGCACCCTCTCCTGCCGCTGCGGCTGAGCCGCATGGCTGGCAGTTGCCGAAGAAGAGTCCGGTAACGATCATCGTCATCGTGCTGCTGGCGCTGTTCGCCATTGTCGTGGTCCTTCGTGCCTGGCGCCTGCCGCCTTTCGCCGGCGCGTCGGAAGACACCGACAACGCCTATGTTCGCGGGCTGGTGACGACCATCAGTTCGCAAGTGAGCGGCTATGTCACCAGCGTGCCGGTCGACGATTTCGCCGAAGTGAAGACCGGGCAGATTCTCGTGACCGTGGACGACCGCACCTATGCTGCCAAGGTCGCGCAAGCCGAGGCCAATCTCGCCGCACAGCAAGCGGCGTTCGCCAATTCCAGACAATCGCAGCGATCGAGCGAGTTAGCGACGCGGAGCCAGGACGCCAATATTGCAACCGCGCGTGCACAGCTGGTCCGCGCCGAAGCCGATATGCGCCGCGCAGACGCACTGGTCAGCGACGGATCGCTTTCGAAACGCGAGCACGATCAGACTCTCGCCGCACTGCTCGCGGCCCGGGCGTCGCTGCAACAGGCCCTCGCGGGCCGCGCGATCGGCACGGAAGAAGTGCGCACCGTGCTTGTCGCGCGCGCGGGATTACAGGCGGCGATCGATTCCAGCAAGGCGGTGCTGCGCAGCGCGCAGGTCGACCTGGAGAACACCGTCATTCGCGCGCCTGTCGATGGACAGCTTTCCGAAATTGGCGTGCGCAACGGCGACTACGTCACCGCAGGCACGCAGCTGATGTCACTGGTACCGCACCACGTCTGGATCGTTGCCAACTACAAGGAAGCGCAGACGCATCGCATGCGCGCCGGGCAGCGCGTGACGTTCCGGGTCGATGCGCTTGGCGACGCGGAACTGCATGGTCATCTTGAAACAATATCCCCCGCAACGGGATCGGAGTTCGCGGCGATCAAGCCCGACAATGCGACCGGCAATTTCGTCAAGGTGGCGCAACGCATTGCCGTACGTATCAGCGTCGATCCGGGACAGGAATTGGCGGGGCGGCTGCGGCCGGGCATGTCGGTCGAAACCGCGGTCGATACTCGCGACGGTGACCGATGA
- a CDS encoding MFS transporter, producing MSTQFEESDEESNYALKPHEQPLILGSPASPDHPPARRYAYFAIGCLIGITQGLGNGLVSVNLVYAQGTLGLYSDEATWLTAAYFMVYASANLILVKFRQQFGLRRFVTAVLVTYTVIALLHLFAQGFWSAVAVRAISAISAAGLSSMGIYYLMQSMLPPKRMLGMLIGISVPQLATPLARVLSPGLLETGNWHRLGWFELGMALATLAAVMVLPLPPSERRKVFEPADFLTLALLAPGLALFVAVFSEGRIEWWTDRAWLGWALAGSVALIGAGLIIEHCRVSPLINTRWLGTREVIRVMLIAAAIRILLSEQTYGSVGLLTLFGMLNDQMITLNSIILAASIAGIVVSALTFNPDNPGKPIVAAALLIAIGAFMDSGATNLSRPANFYVSQGLIGFASLLFLGRAMVLGASRMVLAGGQNYLVSFVVVFNISQSVGGVVGSTLLGTFQTVREKFHSNELVQSLVMSNPVVAAQVREGAWQLSQRVSREANVLAYNDVFLLVGVLASLTVVWGLGIQWLIWRRGEISPVILLQQALKAKLAQTDRKSPE from the coding sequence TTGTCTACCCAATTTGAAGAGAGCGATGAAGAAAGCAACTACGCGTTAAAGCCGCATGAACAGCCGCTGATACTGGGCAGTCCCGCAAGTCCCGACCATCCGCCGGCAAGGCGCTATGCCTATTTCGCGATCGGATGCCTGATCGGGATCACCCAGGGCCTGGGCAATGGGCTCGTGTCGGTGAACCTGGTTTACGCGCAGGGGACGCTCGGTCTCTACAGCGACGAGGCGACCTGGCTCACCGCTGCCTATTTCATGGTCTATGCGTCCGCCAACCTGATCCTCGTGAAATTCCGCCAGCAATTCGGTTTGCGGCGCTTCGTCACCGCCGTGCTTGTGACTTACACCGTGATCGCACTGCTGCATCTATTCGCGCAAGGGTTCTGGTCGGCGGTCGCCGTGAGAGCCATCAGCGCTATCTCCGCAGCCGGCCTCTCGTCGATGGGCATTTATTATCTGATGCAGTCGATGCTCCCACCAAAAAGAATGCTCGGGATGCTCATTGGCATCAGCGTTCCCCAGCTTGCGACGCCGCTGGCGCGCGTCTTGTCGCCCGGGCTGCTGGAGACGGGCAACTGGCACAGGCTCGGTTGGTTCGAACTGGGGATGGCACTGGCGACGCTTGCTGCCGTGATGGTCCTGCCCTTGCCGCCAAGCGAGCGCCGCAAGGTATTCGAGCCGGCCGACTTTCTGACCCTGGCCCTGCTGGCGCCGGGGCTCGCGCTATTCGTGGCGGTATTCTCCGAAGGCCGGATCGAATGGTGGACCGATCGCGCCTGGCTGGGCTGGGCGCTCGCCGGCAGCGTGGCACTGATCGGAGCAGGCCTGATCATCGAACACTGCCGCGTCAGTCCGTTGATCAATACGCGCTGGCTGGGCACCCGCGAAGTGATCCGCGTCATGCTGATCGCGGCAGCGATCCGCATACTCCTCTCCGAGCAAACCTATGGGTCGGTTGGCTTGCTGACATTGTTTGGCATGCTCAATGACCAGATGATCACGCTTAATTCAATCATCCTGGCGGCATCGATCGCCGGGATCGTTGTCAGTGCGTTGACCTTCAATCCCGACAATCCAGGGAAGCCGATTGTCGCGGCGGCCCTGCTGATCGCGATCGGGGCCTTTATGGATTCTGGCGCGACCAACCTGTCGAGGCCGGCAAATTTCTATGTCAGCCAGGGATTGATCGGCTTCGCCTCGCTTCTGTTCCTGGGACGGGCCATGGTGCTCGGCGCTTCGCGAATGGTGCTGGCCGGCGGCCAGAATTATCTGGTGAGCTTTGTCGTCGTGTTCAACATCAGCCAGAGCGTCGGAGGCGTAGTTGGCAGCACCCTCCTCGGTACATTTCAGACGGTTCGTGAAAAGTTTCATTCGAACGAACTTGTCCAGTCGCTGGTCATGAGTAACCCAGTGGTCGCCGCGCAGGTTCGCGAGGGGGCGTGGCAACTGTCGCAACGCGTGTCGCGCGAAGCGAATGTTCTGGCCTATAACGACGTATTCTTGCTGGTGGGTGTGCTGGCAAGCCTGACCGTTGTTTGGGGCCTGGGAATCCAATGGCTGATATGGCGGCGAGGTGAAATTTCGCCTGTCATCCTTCTCCAGCAGGCGCTGAAAGCGAAGCTGGCACAAACCGACAGGAAGAGCCCGGAATGA
- a CDS encoding class II aldolase/adducin family protein, with amino-acid sequence MLHRHAVDARSLSLIDLRQAVVFEVGERGPIDTNFDAPIGVLKHVQILVDQAPILDRSGQPILGGGCRRGIQGPEAIINVRTVSTASSMPWHPRSGRHFSSIKASDLRLVDAHDTQTIDRLDAPDITAWAIHSAIHRRHNEARCILHVHSKYTAVLSCLQNPVLPPLRQSNGLGR; translated from the coding sequence TTGCTACATCGACACGCCGTTGATGCGCGTTCACTGAGCCTGATCGATCTGCGACAGGCGGTCGTATTCGAAGTAGGGGAGCGCGGCCCCATTGACACGAATTTCGATGCGCCTATCGGGGTGCTCAAACACGTCCAGATACTTGTGGATCAAGCTCCGATTCTCGACCGTAGCGGCCAGCCAATCTTGGGCGGGGGTTGCCGGCGCGGAATCCAAGGTCCCGAGGCCATCATCAACGTCCGTACGGTTTCAACTGCCAGTTCGATGCCATGGCATCCGCGCAGTGGCAGGCACTTTTCCAGCATCAAGGCGAGCGACCTGCGGCTAGTGGATGCGCACGACACGCAGACCATCGATCGCCTCGACGCGCCCGACATCACCGCGTGGGCAATTCATTCGGCGATCCACAGGCGGCATAACGAAGCGCGTTGCATCCTGCACGTTCACTCGAAATACACGGCCGTGCTGTCATGCCTGCAAAACCCGGTGCTGCCACCGCTGCGACAAAGTAACGGCTTGGGACGCTAA
- a CDS encoding 2Fe-2S iron-sulfur cluster-binding protein, with amino-acid sequence MDVLSLTLQRADGQPLRTALPGQYVVLRLQRSASGPPLLRSYSLSSALSTERYRISVKIEPNGAAGTWLREHVRVGDTLDVSVPRGSFILQPGGGPVVLLSAGIGATPVLAMLHTLAAACSMRQVLWLHGAHDGQHHPFAAETRRLVQALIHGRSHVCYSRPGPHDRLGQDFDVTGHLSRAVLDEVGIRQEADVYVCGPARFMADMKEALATLRVAPERIHVEFFNGGESMTPGIVGTPTRASHLPKDDATTGPLVAFARSGITAHWRASAYQSILELAEACDVPVRWSCRTGVCHNCESGLIAGSVTYQPDPLDPPAEGNVLICCARPRDDVVIDV; translated from the coding sequence GTGGACGTCCTGTCGCTGACGTTGCAGCGCGCGGACGGTCAGCCGCTGCGAACGGCTTTGCCCGGCCAGTATGTGGTCTTGCGTCTTCAACGGTCCGCCAGTGGGCCGCCGCTTTTGCGCAGCTATTCGCTCTCGAGTGCCCTTTCGACGGAGCGTTATAGGATCAGCGTGAAGATCGAGCCGAATGGAGCGGCTGGCACCTGGCTGCGGGAGCATGTCCGGGTGGGTGATACTCTCGACGTGAGCGTGCCGCGCGGAAGCTTCATTCTGCAGCCCGGAGGAGGGCCGGTTGTGTTGCTCAGCGCGGGAATCGGGGCGACGCCTGTTCTGGCCATGCTGCACACGCTGGCGGCAGCCTGCTCGATGCGGCAGGTCTTATGGCTCCACGGGGCTCACGATGGACAGCACCATCCATTCGCCGCCGAAACACGCCGCCTCGTGCAAGCGCTTATACACGGCCGCAGCCATGTCTGTTACAGCAGGCCGGGCCCACACGACCGGCTGGGTCAGGATTTCGACGTTACCGGACACCTGTCGCGAGCGGTCCTGGACGAGGTGGGCATCCGGCAAGAGGCGGATGTCTACGTCTGCGGGCCCGCTCGCTTCATGGCAGACATGAAAGAGGCGCTCGCAACCTTGCGCGTAGCGCCGGAGCGGATTCACGTCGAATTCTTCAACGGCGGCGAGTCGATGACTCCTGGCATTGTCGGTACCCCGACGCGAGCTTCTCATCTTCCCAAAGACGATGCCACCACGGGTCCGCTGGTAGCGTTCGCGCGCAGCGGCATCACCGCCCACTGGAGGGCCTCCGCCTATCAGAGCATTCTGGAGCTGGCCGAGGCGTGTGACGTGCCCGTCCGATGGTCGTGCCGCACCGGTGTCTGTCACAACTGCGAGAGCGGACTGATCGCTGGGTCCGTCACCTACCAGCCTGATCCGCTTGATCCCCCTGCAGAAGGAAATGTCCTGATCTGCTGCGCCCGGCCGCGCGATGACGTGGTGATCGACGTCTGA